The following DNA comes from Rhodothermales bacterium.
CGCCTCGGCGTAGAAGTCCGTCATCATCATATCGATGAACTCCGTCACGCCGGCGGCATTGGCGCCCGGAGTGTCGGTCCGGGGCAGGATGTGCTCGGTGAGCACATCGAGAAGGGATTTCTGCGCGGCCGCGAGGGTGCGTAGGCCGGCGCCCGGGCCCGGGGGCTGGCAGCCGCTCAGCAGGCCGGCCAGCGTCGGCCCGGACAGGGTGAAGCCGAGCACGGCGGTGATGCGTTGGATCGCTGCTCTCCGGTCGATCATGGTCGATGGTCGGGTTGAAGTGTCGATGGGGGAGCCCACAAACTAACGCCCCCCGCCCCAATCCGCCACTTTTTTTTCGATCCTTTTCCAAAGACGGAAACTATTATCGTATATCTACGATTAACGATTAAAACACGCGACCATGGCACACTCAAAAAGCGATCAGTTTCCAGCCGGCGACATCCAGCTGGCCGAATGGGCGAAGGCGCTGGCGCACCCGGCCCGCGTGGCGGTGCTGAAGGTCCTGGCGGAGCGGAAGTCCTGCATCTGCGGTGAGATTGTCGACGTCTTGCCACTTGCCCAGGCGACCGTATCCCAGCACCTCAAGGCGCTGAAGGAAGCGGGCTTCGTCCACGGTACGATCGACGGGCCGCGGTCGTGTTACTGTCTGAATACCGAATCACTCCAACGCGCCCGCGAAGCGCTGGGCGCCTTGTTCGATCATCTAGACCAGGCATCCTCATGTTGTTAAGCGAAACCCAATCCCCCGAAGAACTCCGCGCCCATGTGCGCGCCACCTACGCCGGCATCGTCACCAGCACCGGGGCCAAGGGCTGCGGCTGCGGGTGCGGCACGACGGAGGTAGTGTCGTTTGTCGGCGACTCCTACGAAGACGTCGCCGGTTATGAACCCGTGGCCGACCTCAAGCTCGGCTGCGGCGTCCCAACGCATCTGGCCGATATCCGGCCGGGCGACACGGTGCTGGACCTCGGCTCCGGCGCCGGCATCGACGCCTTTATCGCCCGCTCGATCGTCGGCGACGAAGGCACGGTGGTCGGGGTCGACATGACGCCCGAGATGGTGGCCCGCGCCCGCGCCAATGCGGAAAAACTCGGCTACCGGAATGTGCGATTTTTACTGGGCGAGATCGAGGCGTTGCCCGTGAAGGACGCCTCGGTGGATGTCGTGATCAGCAACTGCGTCCTCAACCTGGTGCCCGACAAAGCCGAGGCCTTCGCCGAGATGTATCGCGTGACGCGGCCCGGCGGCCACTTCTGCGTATCCGACATCGTCGTCCGGGGAACGCTGCCGGCTTCCATTCGTCAATCCGCTGAAGCCTACGCCGGCTGCGTGGCCGGCGCGCAGGAGATGGACGTCTATCTCGATCTCTTACGCGCGCAGGGATTTGTGGATGTGACCGTCCTCGAAGAGCGGCCGATCGCCGTACCGGACGACCTACTCCGGTCCGCCCCCCGGGCCGATGTAGAGGCCTTCCACGCCGGCGGCGGCTCGATCGTTAGCATCACGGTGACGGGCAAACGCACGATTACGGATTAAGGGTGTTTCGTAACCAAACAACCAGTCGCCATCCCGAGCGCACGCAAGGGACCTACGTAGAGACGCCCCGATGGGGCGTCTCTGCGTGGTTTCCGTTTTTCCGGCATCCACCCAATAAAAGTCAGGGTCAGGATCAGCAGACGCTCCACCGGAGCGTCTCTACGTCGGCCCGGGCGCCCATGGTCGGTGTCATCGGGATCCTCCTGGCCGTCCTCCTGACTGGGATGGGCCGTGCGGATCCGGCGTCCAGAGCATTTGGAGAAGAAGACGGTCCGTGGGCCGGCCAGATTGTTTTCCCCGCATCCACCCATCTTTTTCTGTTGTCCCCGGCCGCCGCAGGCATGCCGGCCGAACTGTCGCTCCCCGGCGAACAGGGCCTACCACCCATGCCGCTGCGCCAGGCGTCCACGGCCGGCGGTCGTGTGACGTTCAGCCTCACCTGGCTGGAAACGGAGTACCGATTCGAAGGGGTCATCGACGGCGCGCGTATGGCCGGCCGGGTGGAAGCGCTCGTGCCCAATCGCCTACTCGGCGTCTCGCTGGGCAACCGGGTGGTGGTCCGCGGAACCTGGGAGGCGGACCGTATAGACGCCAACCCGCCGGCACTGCTGGTCGAGCGGCTGCGCGCCCGATCGCTTCCACCGGGAGGGATTCAGTTCACCGAATGGCTGGATCGGATCGAGCCCGGCAAAGGGCGTATGGGTGTCCGGCATATGTACCTCGCCGATGGCCGCTACCTGCTCCGCGACGCCGCGACCGACGCCCCTCAGGAGGGATTCGACGGCGCCCGGTACTGGCGGATGCGGCCGGACGGACTCAGCGAATTCGTGGCGCCGCCCGAATCCGATCGGCTTCGTATGCTGGCCCTGCTGCGCAGCGGCGCCTGGCAGTCCGATGGGGTCGAAATCGACGTCGAGGTGGAAGGCATCGACGAGGCCACCGGGGATGTCGCGCTGTTCCTGCGTCCGTTGCGTGGCCGGGTGGGCGCGCGGGTGTGGGTGGATGGGGCTACGCACGCGCCTCTTAGGGCGGTCATGGAAGACGAGCAGGGCGTGATCGAACTGACCTTTGACGGTCACCGAGACGCCGGCGACTTCCACTCGTTTCCTGACGGCTGGGCGATCATGCAGTATGGCCGGCAGACGACCTCTCGCCTGAGTGAGCCCGCGGCCGCAACGGGCGGGGGCGCGTTCGAAAACCCGGGGATCCGACCCAGGGCCTCGTTTGCGGCGCAAGGGCCGGCGTATGTCGATGTCGAAACCGGCAAGGGCCAGAAAGGCCATCACTTCGTCCTCCCCCAGATTGACGGCTACACGGCCGGCTGGTTTCTGGTGGACAGCGGCGCGAGCGATCTGGTGATCGACCGAGAGATCGCCGACCGGATCGGGATGCCGGTCATTCGCGACCTGGGTGCGGGCGTGACGCTACGCCAGGGGAAACTCCTTCGTCTGGGCCGTCTCACCCTCGTGAATCCTGTGTTTATCGCGCGGGATCTCACCGAGCTCACCGGTCCGGAGGGCCGCGACCGCGCCGGCATCCTGGGTTTCCCGCTCTTCCAGAGCGCCGTAGTGGCCATCGAGTATCCGAACGACCGGATCGCGCTGCACGACCCGGCCGCGTACCGGCTGCCGGCCGGTGGCGACTGGGCGCCGATGTCCGTCGAAGCCCGCCCGTCCATCGAGGCGCGGGTCGATGCCGACTATGCCGGGCGGTTCGTAGTGGACACCGGGAAGTCTGCCCGGATTAGCTTCCGAAGCGCGTTCGCCGCACGGCACCGACTGCTGGACAACCGATCGCTGGAGCTCACCCCGACGGAGACGTTTTACGGCGACACCTTCGAGTACCGATCCCGGCTTTCTACCGTGCAGTTCGCCGGCTATCGCTTCCGCGATCCCCTCTTCCACGTGAAGATCCCCGGCACCTTCAACAGCGCCGGCAGCTACGACGGCATCATCGGCCGGGGTTTCCTGAATAATTTTACGGTCGTGTTCGATTACCGCAACGAGCGGATCGCATTTATCCGGTGACTGGAATCAATCGTGCGCGTGGGGCACCCGATCCATGATATACAACACCCCGACCACCACGACCGTCGACGCCAGCAAAAACATGGGCCCGAACAGCCAGAAGGTGAGCGGCACGGCGACGAAGTAGGCACGCATCCCGAAGGAGTAATAGCCCCCGGCCCGGACCATGTAGCGGACGATGGCCTCTTCGTCGATCAGTCCGGATCGCATCTCGGCCGGCACGCTCAACTGGTAGCCGACATGGTTGAAGAGGCGGACGGACATGGCGAACGCAAAAAACGCCACGAATAGATTGCCCGTGAGCAACAGCACCTTCACCAACCACAGACCCGTGTGGGAGGGCGTGAGGAGCCCCGTCTGCTCAAGCGCCGGCATGAAGCGATCTGCCTGGCCCGACAGGTTGAGTGTGCCGATCATCAGCAGCACCGCGGTCGTGGCGAAAAACGTCGCCGCCATCGTCGAGTTTCGCAGCGTCTGGATCGCCAGCAGCGAGCGGGAGGCCGTGTCCTCCAGGATGTGCCGCACCCACAGCGCCCGGATGACCTGGTTCGCGTTCTGCATCGTCCGCCCCGGATGGCGCCGGCCGCGGATCGTCGATGAAATGAAATAGGCCGCCAGCAGCAGGATGCTGACCGTAATGCCGACGATATCCTGGATGTGATCGCTCACGATTTAATATAGCGCCATTTCGAACATCCGGCGGTGTTTTTGGGTGAGGGGGTGGTGAGGCCCAAGCACCGCGAAGAGGGCGAGGCAGGCCTTGCGCGAGGCGTCGTCGAGGTAATAACGATCCCGCATGATGACCGCGATGAAGCGGCCGAGGGCCGTGTCGAGGTCGCCGGCCACAAGGGCAGTGGCGGCATCAGCATACTCGGTGCGTGCGGGACCATCGGGTAATGCGGCGGGGTCGGCGGCCAGCTCGCTGGTGGAAGCAAGGGCGGCGATGCCCTCCTTGAACTGGAGGCCGGCAGCGTCCGGCGGCTCCACGCCTTCGAGGAGTTCGGCGGCCTGCGCGAGGTCGCGCGCGGCGACGAGTTGCGCCAGGAGGAAGCGGGCCTCCGCGTGGTCCGGCTGTTGTTCGAGTAGCGCATCGAGGACTTCTTCGGCGCGCGACGCCTCGCCGGCCTGGAGCCACTGCCGCGCGAGGGCGACATCCAGGCGGTCGGGCGACGAGATGGCCTCATCGAGCCAGCGGCGCACTTCGTGCTCGGGTTTGGCGCCGACGAACTCGTCCACCACCTGGCCGTTGGCGATCATCTTGACGGCCGGGATGCCGCGGATGCCAAACTGCATCGAGAGCTCCGGCTGCTCGTCCGTATTCACTTTCGCGAGCTTCCAGCGGCCGGCCGCTTCGCCGGCGAGCCGCTCGAGCACCGGCCCGAGCACCCGGCAGGGCCCGCACCAGGGCGCCCAGAAGTCGACCACCACCGGCTGCTCAAAACTGGCGTCGATCACCTCCGCCTGAAAATCGGTCACATCGTAGGTCATATCGTCAATCGGTCCATACCGGACCGCCCTCCTCTATAAAATGGCGAATCCGCCCGGCCGGCTGAAACCTCCAGGCGCTTTCTCGTTTTCATGCTTGCCAACACCGTAACCCCACATCGAATCAGACCCCTGCGTATCATCATGCTCATGCAACCGACTCATCGGCACATAGGATTCCTGACGGCCGGTATCGCGCTGCTCGTTTTCGCCTCCGCCTGCACGACGCCGGAGACCGCCTCCGAAACCACCGCACCGGTCGCGGTCTACGACAGTGCCGCGGATTCGCTCCGTTTCCCGGGTGAGACGCACCTCCGTAACGTTCGCCAGCTCACATTCGGCGGCAACAATGCCGAGGCGTACTGGAGCTACGATAGCAGGCAGCTCACCTTCCAGAGCGACTTCAGCGGCATCAACGCCCAGGGGTGCGATCAGATTTTTGTGGTGAATATCGACGGCACCCCTCACGCCGACGGCTCGCCCTACCGCCTCGCCTCCACCGGTAAAGGCCGCACCACGTGCAGCTACTTCACCCCCGAGGGCCGCGTCCTCTACGCCTCGACCCACGCCGCCGACCCCGCCTGCCCGGCGCCCGTCGCCTTCGCTCAGGGCCGCTACGTATGGGCGATCTACCCCACGTACGACATCTACATCGCGGATGCGGACGGGGCGAATACCGCACTCCTCATCGGCGGCGACGGCTACGACGCCGAGGCCACGGTATCCCCCGATGGCCGGTTCATGATCTTTACCTCCACCCGCTCCGGCGACCTCGACCTCTGGCGCTACGAATTCGCGACGGAAGAAACGATCCAGATCACCGCTGCCCTCGGCTACG
Coding sequences within:
- the arsM gene encoding arsenite methyltransferase, whose amino-acid sequence is MLLSETQSPEELRAHVRATYAGIVTSTGAKGCGCGCGTTEVVSFVGDSYEDVAGYEPVADLKLGCGVPTHLADIRPGDTVLDLGSGAGIDAFIARSIVGDEGTVVGVDMTPEMVARARANAEKLGYRNVRFLLGEIEALPVKDASVDVVISNCVLNLVPDKAEAFAEMYRVTRPGGHFCVSDIVVRGTLPASIRQSAEAYAGCVAGAQEMDVYLDLLRAQGFVDVTVLEERPIAVPDDLLRSAPRADVEAFHAGGGSIVSITVTGKRTITD
- the trxA gene encoding thioredoxin codes for the protein MTYDVTDFQAEVIDASFEQPVVVDFWAPWCGPCRVLGPVLERLAGEAAGRWKLAKVNTDEQPELSMQFGIRGIPAVKMIANGQVVDEFVGAKPEHEVRRWLDEAISSPDRLDVALARQWLQAGEASRAEEVLDALLEQQPDHAEARFLLAQLVAARDLAQAAELLEGVEPPDAAGLQFKEGIAALASTSELAADPAALPDGPARTEYADAATALVAGDLDTALGRFIAVIMRDRYYLDDASRKACLALFAVLGPHHPLTQKHRRMFEMALY
- a CDS encoding pepsin/retropepsin-like aspartic protease family protein, which produces MVGVIGILLAVLLTGMGRADPASRAFGEEDGPWAGQIVFPASTHLFLLSPAAAGMPAELSLPGEQGLPPMPLRQASTAGGRVTFSLTWLETEYRFEGVIDGARMAGRVEALVPNRLLGVSLGNRVVVRGTWEADRIDANPPALLVERLRARSLPPGGIQFTEWLDRIEPGKGRMGVRHMYLADGRYLLRDAATDAPQEGFDGARYWRMRPDGLSEFVAPPESDRLRMLALLRSGAWQSDGVEIDVEVEGIDEATGDVALFLRPLRGRVGARVWVDGATHAPLRAVMEDEQGVIELTFDGHRDAGDFHSFPDGWAIMQYGRQTTSRLSEPAAATGGGAFENPGIRPRASFAAQGPAYVDVETGKGQKGHHFVLPQIDGYTAGWFLVDSGASDLVIDREIADRIGMPVIRDLGAGVTLRQGKLLRLGRLTLVNPVFIARDLTELTGPEGRDRAGILGFPLFQSAVVAIEYPNDRIALHDPAAYRLPAGGDWAPMSVEARPSIEARVDADYAGRFVVDTGKSARISFRSAFAARHRLLDNRSLELTPTETFYGDTFEYRSRLSTVQFAGYRFRDPLFHVKIPGTFNSAGSYDGIIGRGFLNNFTVVFDYRNERIAFIR
- a CDS encoding DUF599 domain-containing protein, whose translation is MSDHIQDIVGITVSILLLAAYFISSTIRGRRHPGRTMQNANQVIRALWVRHILEDTASRSLLAIQTLRNSTMAATFFATTAVLLMIGTLNLSGQADRFMPALEQTGLLTPSHTGLWLVKVLLLTGNLFVAFFAFAMSVRLFNHVGYQLSVPAEMRSGLIDEEAIVRYMVRAGGYYSFGMRAYFVAVPLTFWLFGPMFLLASTVVVVGVLYIMDRVPHAHD
- a CDS encoding metalloregulator ArsR/SmtB family transcription factor; amino-acid sequence: MAHSKSDQFPAGDIQLAEWAKALAHPARVAVLKVLAERKSCICGEIVDVLPLAQATVSQHLKALKEAGFVHGTIDGPRSCYCLNTESLQRAREALGALFDHLDQASSCC